One Onychostoma macrolepis isolate SWU-2019 chromosome 10, ASM1243209v1, whole genome shotgun sequence genomic region harbors:
- the LOC131547695 gene encoding hydroxysteroid dehydrogenase-like protein 2 isoform X1, translating into MLQNTGKLAGYTIFITGASRGIGKAIALKAARDGANVVIAAKTADPHPKLPGTIYTAAAESERRTRLLLLTFIIGHHRAKFKIEAAGGKPLPCIVDVRDEKQINDAVKQAVEKFGGIDILVNNASAINLTGTLETPMKKVDLMLGINLRGTYLTSKLCIPHLLKSKNPHILNLSPPLNLNPIWFKNHTAYTMAKYGMSMCVLGMAEEFRGSIAVNALWPKTAIQTTIMDVLGGSGIDKQCRKVEIMADAAYAIFKQPTSFTGQFVIDEDILKKEGIKDFNVYAVEPDHPLLPDLFLGQKPEGLARQMEEHGATPAFKSADSAATGPVSDLFNTIRGILSPDVVKNTQGVYRFDLSGDHAGVWYIDLKNDAGSAGSGEPPVKADVVMTLDSSDFIKMFEGKLKPTMAFMSGKLKIKGDMGLAMKLDKMMGMIKPKL; encoded by the exons ATGCTGCAGAACACAGG GAAGCTGGCAGGATATACCATCTTCATTACCGGAGCGAGTCGAGGTATTGGCAAGGCCATTGCTCTCAAAGCTGCGCGGGACGGAGCCAATGTGGTCATCGCTGCCAAAACCGCTGATCCTCACCCCAAACTGCCGGGCACCATCTACACAGCTGCTGCAGAGAGTGAGCGCAGGACTCGGTTGCTCTTACTTACCTTTATAATTGGACACCACAGAGCaaaattcaaaa TTGAAGCTGCCGGAGGCAAACCACTGCCGTGCATCGTAGACGTCCGTGATGAGAAGCAGATCAATGATGCCGTGAAACAAGCTGTGGAGAAATTTGGAG GGATCGACATATTGGTCAACAATGCCAGTGCTATCAATTTAACAGGAACTCTGGAAACTCCAATGAAGAAAGTCGACCTTATGCTTGGCATCAATCTCAGGGGAACGTACCTGAC GTCTAAACTGTGCATTCCACATCTTCTGAAGAGCAAGAACCCTCACATACTTAACCTCAGCCCACCTCTAAACCTCAATCCCATCTGGTTCAAAAACCACACGG CGTACACCATGGCAAAGTATGGCATGTCCATGTGTGTGCTTGGAATGGCCGAAGAGTTCAGGGGATCTATCGCCGTTAATGCCTTATGGCCCAAGACAG CCATCCAGACGACAATAATGGACGTGTTGGGTGGTTCTGGGATTGATAAACAGTGCAGGAAGGTGGAGATCATGGCTGATGctgcctacgccatctttaaaCAACCCACCAGCTTCACGGGACAGTTTGTCATTGATGAGGACATTCTCAAAAAGGAGGGCATTAAAGACTTTAATGTGTATGCTGTTGAGCCAG atcATCCATTGCTTCCTGACTTGTTCTTGGGTCAAAAGCCAGAGGGTCTAGCCAGGCAAATGGAGGAGCATG GTGCCACTCCAGCTTTCAAAAGTGCAGATTCTGCCGCCACGGGACCTGTTTCTGACTTGTTCAACACAATCAGAGGAATTCTCAGTCCAGATGTAgtgaaaaacacacaaggaGTGTACAGATTCGATTTATCAG gtgatcaTGCTGGAGTCTGGTACATTGATCTGAAGAATGATGCAGGAAGTGCTGGCAGCGGGGAACCACCTGTCAAAGCTGATGTCGTCATGACGTTGGACAGTTCAGATTTCATCAAGATGTTCGAAG GGAAATTAAAGCCCACTATGGCGTTCATGTCTGGAAAGCTGAAGATTAAGGGTGACATGGGGCTTGCCATGAAATTGGACAAGATGATGGGCATGATAAAGCCTAAGCTGTGA
- the LOC131547695 gene encoding hydroxysteroid dehydrogenase-like protein 2 isoform X3 has protein sequence MLQNTGKLAGYTIFITGASRGIGKAIALKAARDGANVVIAAKTADPHPKLPGTIYTAAAESERRTRLLLLTFIIGHHRAKFKIEAAGGKPLPCIVDVRDEKQINDAVKQAVEKFGGIDILVNNASAINLTGTLETPMKKVDLMLGINLRGTYLTSKLCIPHLLKSKNPHILNLSPPLNLNPIWFKNHTAYTMAKYGMSMCVLGMAEEFRGSIAVNALWPKTAIQTTIMDVLGGSGIDKQCRKVEIMADAAYAIFKQPTSFTGQFVIDEDILKKEGIKDFNVYAVEPDHPLLPDLFLGQKPEGLARQMEEHVSLQVPLQLSKVQILPPRDLFLTCSTQSEEFSVQM, from the exons ATGCTGCAGAACACAGG GAAGCTGGCAGGATATACCATCTTCATTACCGGAGCGAGTCGAGGTATTGGCAAGGCCATTGCTCTCAAAGCTGCGCGGGACGGAGCCAATGTGGTCATCGCTGCCAAAACCGCTGATCCTCACCCCAAACTGCCGGGCACCATCTACACAGCTGCTGCAGAGAGTGAGCGCAGGACTCGGTTGCTCTTACTTACCTTTATAATTGGACACCACAGAGCaaaattcaaaa TTGAAGCTGCCGGAGGCAAACCACTGCCGTGCATCGTAGACGTCCGTGATGAGAAGCAGATCAATGATGCCGTGAAACAAGCTGTGGAGAAATTTGGAG GGATCGACATATTGGTCAACAATGCCAGTGCTATCAATTTAACAGGAACTCTGGAAACTCCAATGAAGAAAGTCGACCTTATGCTTGGCATCAATCTCAGGGGAACGTACCTGAC GTCTAAACTGTGCATTCCACATCTTCTGAAGAGCAAGAACCCTCACATACTTAACCTCAGCCCACCTCTAAACCTCAATCCCATCTGGTTCAAAAACCACACGG CGTACACCATGGCAAAGTATGGCATGTCCATGTGTGTGCTTGGAATGGCCGAAGAGTTCAGGGGATCTATCGCCGTTAATGCCTTATGGCCCAAGACAG CCATCCAGACGACAATAATGGACGTGTTGGGTGGTTCTGGGATTGATAAACAGTGCAGGAAGGTGGAGATCATGGCTGATGctgcctacgccatctttaaaCAACCCACCAGCTTCACGGGACAGTTTGTCATTGATGAGGACATTCTCAAAAAGGAGGGCATTAAAGACTTTAATGTGTATGCTGTTGAGCCAG atcATCCATTGCTTCCTGACTTGTTCTTGGGTCAAAAGCCAGAGGGTCTAGCCAGGCAAATGGAGGAGCATG TCTCTCTTCAGGTGCCACTCCAGCTTTCAAAAGTGCAGATTCTGCCGCCACGGGACCTGTTTCTGACTTGTTCAACACAATCAGAGGAATTCTCAGTCCAGATGTAg
- the LOC131547695 gene encoding hydroxysteroid dehydrogenase-like protein 2 isoform X2, with protein MLQNTGKLAGYTIFITGASRGIGKAIALKAARDGANVVIAAKTADPHPKLPGTIYTAAAEIEAAGGKPLPCIVDVRDEKQINDAVKQAVEKFGGIDILVNNASAINLTGTLETPMKKVDLMLGINLRGTYLTSKLCIPHLLKSKNPHILNLSPPLNLNPIWFKNHTAYTMAKYGMSMCVLGMAEEFRGSIAVNALWPKTAIQTTIMDVLGGSGIDKQCRKVEIMADAAYAIFKQPTSFTGQFVIDEDILKKEGIKDFNVYAVEPDHPLLPDLFLGQKPEGLARQMEEHGATPAFKSADSAATGPVSDLFNTIRGILSPDVVKNTQGVYRFDLSGDHAGVWYIDLKNDAGSAGSGEPPVKADVVMTLDSSDFIKMFEGKLKPTMAFMSGKLKIKGDMGLAMKLDKMMGMIKPKL; from the exons ATGCTGCAGAACACAGG GAAGCTGGCAGGATATACCATCTTCATTACCGGAGCGAGTCGAGGTATTGGCAAGGCCATTGCTCTCAAAGCTGCGCGGGACGGAGCCAATGTGGTCATCGCTGCCAAAACCGCTGATCCTCACCCCAAACTGCCGGGCACCATCTACACAGCTGCTGCAGAGA TTGAAGCTGCCGGAGGCAAACCACTGCCGTGCATCGTAGACGTCCGTGATGAGAAGCAGATCAATGATGCCGTGAAACAAGCTGTGGAGAAATTTGGAG GGATCGACATATTGGTCAACAATGCCAGTGCTATCAATTTAACAGGAACTCTGGAAACTCCAATGAAGAAAGTCGACCTTATGCTTGGCATCAATCTCAGGGGAACGTACCTGAC GTCTAAACTGTGCATTCCACATCTTCTGAAGAGCAAGAACCCTCACATACTTAACCTCAGCCCACCTCTAAACCTCAATCCCATCTGGTTCAAAAACCACACGG CGTACACCATGGCAAAGTATGGCATGTCCATGTGTGTGCTTGGAATGGCCGAAGAGTTCAGGGGATCTATCGCCGTTAATGCCTTATGGCCCAAGACAG CCATCCAGACGACAATAATGGACGTGTTGGGTGGTTCTGGGATTGATAAACAGTGCAGGAAGGTGGAGATCATGGCTGATGctgcctacgccatctttaaaCAACCCACCAGCTTCACGGGACAGTTTGTCATTGATGAGGACATTCTCAAAAAGGAGGGCATTAAAGACTTTAATGTGTATGCTGTTGAGCCAG atcATCCATTGCTTCCTGACTTGTTCTTGGGTCAAAAGCCAGAGGGTCTAGCCAGGCAAATGGAGGAGCATG GTGCCACTCCAGCTTTCAAAAGTGCAGATTCTGCCGCCACGGGACCTGTTTCTGACTTGTTCAACACAATCAGAGGAATTCTCAGTCCAGATGTAgtgaaaaacacacaaggaGTGTACAGATTCGATTTATCAG gtgatcaTGCTGGAGTCTGGTACATTGATCTGAAGAATGATGCAGGAAGTGCTGGCAGCGGGGAACCACCTGTCAAAGCTGATGTCGTCATGACGTTGGACAGTTCAGATTTCATCAAGATGTTCGAAG GGAAATTAAAGCCCACTATGGCGTTCATGTCTGGAAAGCTGAAGATTAAGGGTGACATGGGGCTTGCCATGAAATTGGACAAGATGATGGGCATGATAAAGCCTAAGCTGTGA